In Lytechinus variegatus isolate NC3 chromosome 18, Lvar_3.0, whole genome shotgun sequence, a single genomic region encodes these proteins:
- the LOC121431641 gene encoding tripartite motif-containing protein 12A-like — MDGDGMDDLKCPVCLDVFKDPTILNCGHTFCRGCLQSQDRLHINRHGITCPVCRGVTGLGHGRVAGLTANLLVRGLLDDSQTQAHPQQYCEFCPRHSKLYLDIFCVECEELICLRCYATRHKDHEVKKKEEIEGEMMKELKGVIGKGKTRKTQLVNFKDEIEQQSDMIQCHIGHLQVQIRESFAKKVKVLEKKQEKLLKELDHASMLFDGIMKNRCLSELDIDIQTVSSSVARLTGNNAFKCPDTRTFRSNRESFHYLKGLSSDEVISNVHSRMRDEAKSCLTDAERCRFLPLDGNILDLGHLEIPEYLKKCESPSDVLMDLEIDIMN, encoded by the coding sequence ATGGATGGAGATGGCATGGATGATCTAAAATGTCCAGTGTGTCTAGATGTCTTTAAAGACCCCACCATCCTCAACTGTGGGCATACCTTCTGCAGGGGTTGTCTACAATCGCAAGACCGGCTGCACATCAATCGGCATGGTATTACCTGCCCCGTTTGTCGAGGCGTCACCGGGTTAGGACATGGTCGTGTCGCGGGACTCACGGCCAACCTGCTGGTCAGAGGACTCCTAGATGACTCTCAAACTCAAGCCCACCCACAACAGTACTGTGAATTCTGCCCGCGGCATAGTAAACTCTACCTGGACATCTTTTGTGTGGAGTGTGAAGAACTGATTTGCTTAAGGTGCTATGCAACTCGGCACAAAGATCATGAAgtaaagaagaaggaagagattGAAGGAGAGATGATGAAGGAGCTGAAAGGGGTCATTGGGAAAGGAAAGACCAGGAAAACTCAATTGGTAAATTTCAAGGATGAAATTGAGCAGCAGAGTGACATGATCCAGTGTCACATTGGACATTTACAAGTTCAAATACGAGAATCGTTTGCCAAGAAGGTAAAGGTCCTTGAGAAAAAGCAAGAGAAGCTACTTAAGGAGTTAGATCATGCTTCCATGCTTTTTGATGGCATCATGAAAAATCGCTGCCTCTCGGAGCTTGACATTGATATTCAAACAGTTAGCAGTTCCGTCGCTCGTCTCACTGGTAACAATGCCTTTAAGTGTCCCGACACGAGAACCTTTCGCAGCAATCGCGAGAGTTTTCATTATCTCAAGGGTTTATCATCTGATGAGGTGATATCCAATGTTCATTCTCGCATGAGGGATGAGGCAAAATCTTGCCTAACTGATGCAGAAAGATGCCGGTTTCTTCCTCTCGATGGTAACATTCTCGACTTGGGTCATCTAGAAATCCCAGAGTATCTTAAAAAGTGTGAATCACCATCAGATGTCTTGATGGACCTCGAAATTGATATAATGAACTGA
- the LOC121405595 gene encoding uncharacterized protein LOC121405595, translating into MDVVDDDQEDDEVSNGDAQLLGVSDNGKGIPMVLDPPSIQGTSQIPAAVQPSFVAVNLLVPASQSSKASTVFTPIQPAPSPSTPTLMRIQLAPQTSHSKLKPILPASSAAGPNSMTTEPATIYRKSRASPVIPKSTLYYRKRRAQEKAEGKGIKTYKPRTRLPICSQCERERDRKSHTQFYGRWYCAQTDTRSYKEWRAMMAELRAKKKKLK; encoded by the exons ATGGACGTCGTTGATGATGATCAGGAGGATGATGAAGTCAGCAATGGAGATGCCCAGCTTTTAGGAGTCTCTGAt AATGGAAAAGGAATACCAATGGTCTTAGACCCACCTTCTATCCAGGGCACATCACAGATCCCAGCAGCAGTTCAGCCAAGCTTTGTAGCAGTCAACCTGTTGGTTCCTGCTTCTCAGTCTTCAAAGGCTTCTACCGTCTTCACGCCTATCCAGCCAGCACCTTCGCCTTCGACTCCTACGTTGATGCGAATTCAGCTAGCACCACAAACCTCACACTCCAAGCTCAAGCCCATTCTACCAGCATCATCAGCCGCAGGTCCAAACTCCATGACTACAGAGCCAGCTACAATCTATCGCAAGAGTCGTGCAAGTCCAGTAATTCCCAAATCGACCCTTTATTATAGGAAACGCAGAGCCCAAGAAAAAGCAGAAGGGAAGGGAATTAAAACATACAAGCCACGTACAAGACTGCCCATATGCAGCCAGTGCGAACGGGAAAGGGACCGTAAAAGTCACACACAGTTTTACGGCAGGTGGTATTGCGCACAAACTGACACTCGATCTTACAAAGAATGGCGAGCCATGATGGCAGAACTGcgggcaaagaaaaaaaagttgaagtGA